In Deinococcus psychrotolerans, a genomic segment contains:
- the gnd gene encoding decarboxylating NADP(+)-dependent phosphogluconate dehydrogenase, with translation MGENLILNMASKGFTVAAFNRTTSKVDDFVVGRAKGLSILGADDLPTFISLLKKPRKVMLMIKAGPAVDTFIDMITPLLDEGDIIIDGGNTHFPDTVRREKALAEKNILFVGAGVSGGEEGALTGPSIMPGGNAKAWPEVGPIFQKIAAQVGGQPCCDWVGEGGAGHFVKMVHNGIEYADMQMISEAYSLLSGALGLSAPEIGQIFDEWNKGELDSYLIEITAEILRKVDDETGKPMVDVILDTAGQKGTGKWTSVTALDVGAPANTIAEAVFARILSALKDQRVAASKVLRGPDAVDAPDKDIFVEQVRQALYASKICSYAQGFQMMELAAAEYGWKLNFGSVAQMWRGGCIIRAAFLDKIKAAFDQNGELPNLLLDSYFTDAVGSAQGAWRQVVAAAALRGVWAPAFSSALAYYDGYRSERLSANILQAQRDYFGAHTYERVDKPRGEFFHTNWTGRGGSTSSSTYNA, from the coding sequence ATGGGCGAGAATCTCATTCTCAACATGGCCTCCAAAGGCTTTACGGTGGCGGCTTTTAACCGCACCACCAGCAAGGTGGACGACTTCGTGGTGGGCCGCGCCAAGGGCCTGAGCATTCTGGGCGCAGACGACCTCCCGACCTTCATCAGCTTGCTCAAAAAGCCGCGCAAAGTGATGCTGATGATCAAAGCTGGCCCCGCCGTGGACACTTTTATTGACATGATCACGCCCCTACTCGACGAAGGCGACATCATCATCGACGGCGGCAACACCCATTTTCCCGACACGGTGCGGCGCGAGAAAGCGCTGGCCGAAAAGAACATTTTGTTTGTTGGCGCGGGCGTGTCGGGCGGCGAGGAAGGGGCGCTGACCGGCCCCAGCATCATGCCGGGTGGCAACGCCAAGGCTTGGCCGGAGGTGGGGCCGATCTTCCAAAAAATTGCCGCGCAGGTCGGCGGCCAGCCCTGCTGCGATTGGGTGGGCGAAGGCGGCGCGGGGCACTTTGTCAAGATGGTACACAACGGCATCGAATACGCCGACATGCAGATGATTTCTGAAGCGTACAGCTTGCTCAGCGGCGCACTGGGCTTGTCGGCCCCCGAAATCGGCCAGATTTTTGACGAGTGGAACAAGGGTGAACTCGACAGTTACCTGATTGAAATTACCGCCGAAATTTTGCGGAAAGTGGATGACGAAACTGGTAAGCCGATGGTGGACGTGATTCTGGACACCGCCGGACAAAAAGGGACGGGCAAATGGACTTCGGTCACCGCGCTCGACGTGGGCGCACCGGCCAACACCATCGCCGAGGCAGTGTTCGCCCGCATCCTGAGTGCGCTTAAAGACCAGCGGGTGGCCGCCAGCAAAGTGCTGCGCGGCCCCGACGCGGTGGACGCCCCCGACAAAGACATCTTCGTGGAGCAAGTCCGGCAAGCCCTCTACGCTTCCAAAATCTGCTCGTATGCACAGGGCTTTCAGATGATGGAGTTGGCGGCTGCCGAGTACGGCTGGAAGCTGAACTTCGGCAGCGTCGCGCAGATGTGGCGCGGCGGCTGCATCATCCGCGCCGCCTTTTTGGACAAGATCAAAGCCGCCTTCGACCAAAACGGCGAACTGCCCAACTTGCTGCTCGACAGCTATTTCACCGACGCGGTGGGAAGTGCTCAGGGAGCGTGGCGGCAAGTGGTGGCGGCCGCCGCCCTGCGCGGAGTATGGGCCCCGGCCTTTTCCAGCGCTCTGGCTTACTATGACGGCTACCGCAGCGAGCGCCTCAGCGCCAACATTTTGCAGGCCCAGCGCGATTACTTTGGGGCGCACACCTATGAGCGGGTGGACAAGCCGCGCGGCGAGTTCTTCCACACCAATTGGACGGGGCGTGGCGGGAGTACGTCGAGCAGTACATATAACGCTTGA